The following are from one region of the Paenibacillus bovis genome:
- the lexA gene encoding transcriptional repressor LexA, translating to MSKISSRQQAILEFIRNEVKLKGYPPSVREIGEAVGLASSSTVHGHLDRLEKKGLIRRDPTKPRAIELLGQEETENNLLFAQTVSRVPIIGKVTAGVPITATEHIEDYFPLPQQFTGDNQIFMLSVVGDSMVEAGIHNGDFVIVRQQQTADNGDIVVAMTEEDEATVKTFYKEKDHIRLQPENPMYEPLRLTRVTILGKVVGLFRNLH from the coding sequence ATGTCCAAGATTTCAAGTCGCCAACAGGCTATTCTGGAATTTATCCGGAATGAAGTTAAACTCAAAGGTTACCCGCCGTCTGTACGTGAGATTGGTGAAGCTGTAGGTCTGGCTTCCAGCTCTACTGTACATGGTCATCTGGATCGTCTTGAGAAAAAGGGATTGATCCGCCGCGACCCTACCAAACCTCGTGCTATCGAGCTGCTGGGTCAGGAAGAAACCGAAAATAATCTGTTGTTCGCGCAGACAGTGTCTCGTGTACCGATTATCGGCAAAGTTACCGCCGGCGTACCGATTACTGCTACTGAACATATTGAGGATTATTTCCCTCTTCCACAGCAATTTACAGGTGACAACCAGATCTTTATGCTTTCCGTTGTCGGAGACAGTATGGTTGAAGCCGGTATTCATAATGGTGATTTCGTTATTGTTCGTCAACAACAGACTGCTGATAATGGCGATATCGTAGTTGCAATGACCGAAGAAGACGAAGCCACTGTCAAAACGTTTTACAAAGAAAAAGATCATATTCGTCTGCAGCCTGAGAATCCGATGTACGAGCCGCTTCGTTTGACTCGTGTAACGATTCTAGGCAAAGTAGTCGGTCTGTTCCGTAACTTGCACTAA
- the spo0A gene encoding sporulation transcription factor Spo0A has translation MINVLVADDNREFTQMLSDYISNQEDMFLAGMTYNGEQTLQLIEDLAEPPDVVLLDIIMPHLDGLGVLEKLPKMHIVPKPKVIMLTAFGQEQVTQRALDLGASYFMLKPFDLQVLGSRIRQLAEVPANERAIRTPSPSTVPASRPLTTIPATNTANTEQRLEASITRILNEIGVPPHIKGYQYVREAIAEVYHNIDILGSVTKVLYPRIAEKFHSNPARVERAIRHAIEVTWNRGDMSHMSHLFNYEINVSKTKPTNSSFIAAIADKLRIEHNIFP, from the coding sequence ATGATCAATGTACTTGTTGCAGATGATAACAGGGAGTTTACGCAGATGCTATCGGACTACATCTCCAATCAGGAGGATATGTTTCTTGCAGGTATGACCTATAACGGAGAACAAACCTTGCAGTTAATTGAGGATTTGGCAGAGCCGCCGGATGTGGTATTACTGGATATTATTATGCCGCATCTGGATGGATTGGGTGTACTGGAGAAACTTCCGAAAATGCATATTGTTCCCAAACCCAAAGTGATTATGCTTACTGCGTTTGGACAGGAGCAGGTTACGCAGCGGGCACTGGATCTGGGCGCTTCTTATTTTATGCTGAAACCTTTTGATCTTCAGGTACTGGGCAGCCGTATTCGGCAGCTGGCGGAGGTGCCAGCCAATGAGAGAGCGATACGTACACCGTCCCCATCAACTGTACCGGCTTCTCGGCCTTTGACAACGATACCTGCTACGAATACAGCCAATACAGAACAGCGTCTGGAAGCTTCTATTACCAGAATATTAAATGAAATTGGTGTGCCTCCGCATATTAAAGGCTATCAGTACGTCAGAGAAGCTATTGCGGAAGTGTATCATAATATCGATATACTGGGGTCCGTAACCAAGGTGCTGTATCCCAGAATCGCCGAAAAATTCCATTCCAATCCCGCCCGGGTCGAACGAGCTATCCGGCATGCGATCGAAGTGACCTGGAATCGTGGAGATATGAGCCATATGAGTCATCTGTTTAATTATGAAATTAACGTAAGCAAAACCAAGCCAACCAATAGTTCCTTTATCGCGGCTATTGCTGACAAACTGAGGATAGAGCATAATATTTTTCCTTAG
- the glnA gene encoding type I glutamate--ammonia ligase → MSYTKDDILRIAKEENVRFIRLQFTDLLGTIKNVEIPLSQLTKALDNKMMFDGSSIEGYVRIEESDMYLYPDLDTWVIFPWVTENRVARLICDVYMPDGTPFAGDPRGVLKRNLREAEAMGFTEMMVGPEPEFFLFRTDANGNPTEELNDQGGYFDLAPTDLGENCRREIVITLEEMGFEIEASHHEVAPGQHEIDFKYANALQAADQIQTFKLVVRTIARQHGLHATFMPKPLFGMNGSGMHCHQSLFQDGSNAFYDESDELGLSQVARHYMAGILRHARSMAAVTNPTVNSYKRLVPGYEAPVYVAWSASNRSPMVRIPASRGLSTRIEVRNPDPTANPYLALAVMLRAGLDGIDRQLNLPKPIDRNIYIMTEDERIDEGIPSLPGDLKEALHELLRDDVIVTALGEHATAHFYELKEIEWDMYRTQVHQWERDQYMTLY, encoded by the coding sequence GTGAGTTATACAAAAGACGATATTTTGCGTATTGCCAAGGAAGAAAACGTACGATTTATCCGCCTGCAATTTACTGACTTGCTGGGTACGATCAAGAACGTCGAAATTCCTTTGAGCCAGTTGACCAAAGCACTGGATAACAAAATGATGTTTGATGGTTCTTCTATTGAAGGTTATGTGCGTATCGAAGAATCCGATATGTATCTGTATCCGGATCTGGATACATGGGTTATTTTCCCGTGGGTAACAGAGAACCGGGTAGCACGTCTGATTTGTGACGTTTACATGCCAGACGGTACACCGTTCGCCGGTGATCCACGCGGTGTTCTGAAGCGTAACCTGAGAGAAGCCGAAGCAATGGGCTTTACAGAAATGATGGTTGGACCGGAGCCGGAATTCTTCCTGTTCCGTACCGATGCCAATGGCAATCCAACCGAAGAACTGAACGATCAGGGTGGTTACTTCGATCTGGCGCCAACCGATCTGGGCGAAAACTGTCGTCGTGAGATCGTTATTACTTTGGAAGAAATGGGCTTTGAAATCGAAGCTTCCCACCATGAAGTAGCACCGGGACAGCATGAGATTGACTTCAAATATGCAAATGCACTGCAAGCAGCTGACCAGATTCAGACATTCAAGCTGGTTGTTCGTACGATTGCCCGTCAGCATGGTCTGCATGCGACATTTATGCCAAAACCGCTATTTGGCATGAACGGTTCCGGTATGCACTGTCACCAATCCCTGTTCCAGGATGGCAGCAATGCATTCTATGATGAATCAGATGAACTGGGTCTGAGCCAGGTAGCCCGTCATTATATGGCAGGTATTCTGCGTCATGCACGTTCTATGGCAGCAGTAACCAACCCGACAGTGAACTCTTACAAGCGTCTTGTACCAGGTTATGAAGCTCCTGTATATGTGGCATGGTCTGCAAGTAACCGCAGTCCGATGGTACGTATCCCGGCTTCCCGTGGTCTGAGCACACGTATTGAAGTTCGTAACCCGGATCCGACAGCCAATCCGTATCTGGCACTGGCTGTTATGCTGAGAGCCGGTCTGGATGGTATTGACCGTCAACTGAATCTGCCAAAACCTATCGATCGTAACATCTACATAATGACCGAAGATGAGCGTATCGACGAAGGTATCCCAAGTCTGCCAGGCGATCTGAAAGAAGCTCTGCACGAACTGCTGCGTGACGATGTAATCGTTACTGCACTCGGAGAGCACGCTACAGCTCACTTCTATGAGCTGAAAGAGATCGAATGGGACATGTACCGTACTCAGGTTCACCAATGGGAGAGAGACCAGTACATGACACTGTACTAA
- a CDS encoding MerR family transcriptional regulator: MGDEIRRNMALFPIGIVMKLTDLSARQIRYYEQHNLIVPARTSGNQRLFSFNDVERLLEIKALIEKGVNIAGIKQVMNPVSKESEEATVITADTEERRRELSDSQLHRMLKQQLVTGKRPGQVSLIQGELSRFFNKK; encoded by the coding sequence ATGGGCGATGAAATTCGGAGAAATATGGCGCTGTTCCCTATCGGGATCGTAATGAAGCTGACAGACCTGTCCGCGCGGCAGATCCGTTATTATGAGCAACACAATCTGATTGTACCGGCACGTACATCGGGAAATCAGCGATTGTTTTCCTTTAATGATGTAGAACGTCTGCTGGAAATTAAAGCATTAATCGAAAAAGGGGTAAATATTGCAGGTATCAAGCAAGTGATGAATCCGGTATCCAAAGAATCGGAAGAAGCTACAGTGATCACGGCAGATACGGAAGAGCGCCGCAGGGAATTGTCAGATTCGCAACTTCATCGTATGCTTAAGCAGCAGCTTGTCACAGGCAAACGTCCTGGACAGGTATCACTGATCCAAGGGGAATTATCCCGTTTCTTCAACAAAAAATAA
- a CDS encoding aminotransferase class I/II-fold pyridoxal phosphate-dependent enzyme — translation MNWSEQAEQMIGKAVKGMDRIVDTNQWKVIEAFQKHRVSDYHFAGSTGYAYNDRGREVLEDVYAEVFGSEAALVRPHFASGTHTIATALFGILRPGDELLYITGRPYDTLHKVIGKPGDGKGSLADFGITYQEASLTEDGQVDWEQVASLMNEKTRVIGIQRSRGYDWRSSFTIDHIEEMVRRIREYRQDLIIFVDNCYGEFTETREPTEVGVDIMAGSLIKNPGGGIAETGGYICGKREYVELASYRLTAPGIGGEVGAMLGTTRGIYQGLYMAPTIVGQALKGSIYAAAMFEVAGFNSKPGWSEQRTDLIQAVSFKDEHQLIAFVQGIQRAAAVDSHVVPEPWDMPGYEHPVIMAAGTFIQGGSLELSADAPIREPYIGYMQGGLTFSHVKLGVLMALQTMMERNLL, via the coding sequence ATGAACTGGTCCGAACAAGCTGAACAGATGATTGGTAAAGCTGTTAAAGGAATGGACCGGATTGTAGATACCAACCAATGGAAAGTAATCGAAGCTTTCCAGAAACACCGTGTGAGTGATTATCACTTCGCAGGTTCAACAGGTTATGCTTATAATGACAGGGGACGAGAAGTGCTTGAAGATGTATATGCTGAAGTATTTGGCAGTGAAGCTGCTCTTGTACGTCCGCATTTTGCCTCGGGTACGCATACGATTGCTACAGCTTTGTTTGGTATACTTCGTCCCGGCGATGAGCTACTTTATATTACAGGACGGCCTTATGATACGCTGCATAAAGTAATCGGCAAACCTGGCGATGGCAAAGGCTCGCTGGCTGACTTCGGCATCACGTATCAGGAAGCATCATTAACCGAGGATGGTCAGGTCGATTGGGAACAGGTTGCTTCGCTAATGAATGAAAAGACTCGTGTAATCGGTATCCAGCGTTCCCGGGGATATGACTGGCGTTCTTCCTTTACTATTGATCATATTGAAGAGATGGTACGACGGATTCGCGAATATCGCCAAGATCTGATTATCTTCGTCGATAACTGCTATGGTGAATTCACAGAGACGCGGGAACCGACAGAGGTAGGCGTAGATATAATGGCTGGCTCGCTGATCAAAAATCCCGGTGGCGGTATTGCCGAGACAGGCGGCTATATATGCGGCAAACGTGAATATGTAGAGCTCGCCTCCTATCGGCTGACAGCTCCCGGAATTGGCGGCGAAGTAGGGGCTATGCTGGGGACTACACGCGGTATCTATCAGGGGTTGTATATGGCACCTACTATTGTAGGACAGGCACTCAAAGGCAGTATTTATGCTGCAGCCATGTTCGAGGTGGCCGGATTCAATAGCAAGCCGGGTTGGAGTGAGCAGCGTACCGATCTGATTCAGGCTGTATCGTTCAAGGATGAACACCAGCTGATAGCATTTGTACAAGGAATTCAGCGAGCAGCGGCGGTGGATAGTCATGTAGTACCGGAGCCATGGGATATGCCTGGATACGAACATCCGGTTATTATGGCGGCAGGTACCTTTATCCAGGGCGGCAGCCTGGAATTATCGGCAGATGCGCCAATTCGTGAGCCATATATCGGTTATATGCAGGGTGGTCTGACTTTTTCTCATGTAAAGCTGGGTGTACTAATGGCTTTGCAGACGATGATGGAACGTAATTTATTATAA